The sequence below is a genomic window from Vigna radiata var. radiata cultivar VC1973A unplaced genomic scaffold, Vradiata_ver6 scaffold_7, whole genome shotgun sequence.
TGTAAGAAAAAGCCAAGAGCTTGGAATTGCAGCTTGTGTGGTTGAGGTGCTGCTTTGAATGAGTGAGTGGCTTGAAAGATGATGCAAGAGTGATGGAGCTGTGAAAGGAAGATGGAAGATAACGTTGGGATGAGATATGGAGAAGAGttatgagagaagaagaaggaagaagagccATGGATGATGAATGGCAAAGAAATGTTTCTCTTGTTTAGCcatattttctttcacttttttctgTGGTGATGATGGAAGCTCATGTCGTGGCAACTAAGAATTCTTCCACTCTTTTAAGATTTATGAATATGATTTTGTGGTACAGTactttggaaaatgatattttaacaccaatttttgacaccattttgacactgtatacgtgttaaaatgtggttggacgatttcaaattaaaaaagctaagataaggacatatttggaagagaaaaactaaagttttttttttttatttgaaatcatccaaccacattttaacacgtgtgcagtattaaaatgatgtaaaaaaattggtgttaaaatattattttctcagTACTTTATTGTTTCCTAGATTTTTTTGTTGGACGGTTgataagatataatttttttcaacaagtaaaatatatataaagagtagatattaaaaacaataataaattatcatttcaCAACTATTGTTAAAACGGGAAtagatttaatgattttttatggAAAAAGTTAAGtaacttttcttaatttttatatgttgaatttttaatttttaattttaaaaaatatagaagaaaactTTACGTGACTTTTCTCGAAAAAATAACTGAAACCGTTCCTGGTAAAATCTTGCTAATGAAACTTTTTATTCTATACAATGAATGTAtgcaaaatttggaaaaaatatgcACTCCATAAAATATACTATTAactcttattatttaaaaagcttAAATAAGTAAAACACGTGTTTATTAATCTGTCTagagttaaaaattatttctcttaattcCTAGTATTATATAACACTAATTACttatacattaaataataaaaaaataaatagttctTCCAATTCACGAATACTAATATCGTACATATAATGTTGGTAAAGATTAATGAAATGACTATTTTTGTATATATCTTAAAATGAACATTAGAagctaaaaaaaatcattcaaaatttagaataataaagTTTAAGAAATATTCTGtaaggactaaaactaaaacttatatattttatatattaaaacaagtgatttcaaattttaaaagaataaatataaatatatttttattgaaatcaaaattaaattttactaattttataatgcCTAAATATCGATTGATgcctatttaaaataaaaaataatgatatatcatgttttaaaaaagaagtaaatttattttctatctatttagttttatgtctttttttaattagtaacCTATATGATGTATAAAATGGATAAATactactatttaaaaaaaaattaatttaaaaatattatatttcaattcaaaattagtataattttgtttaaaattaatgtagttcgattgaaaaaataatgcagttcaattcaaaattagtataattcGAAAATAGATTAAGGTACATAAAAATTTAGTTCATATTCAATTCAATGTAGTatagtttaataaaatgaaaaatagttcAGTTCTTTTGAACTaacttttagtttaatttagatggattattttttgtttcactaTGAATTTTAATAGTTCAATGcaatttagttaattttgtccACACTTATTCATAATATTAGGAAGAGAATTTAGATAGTGTtatgataaaagtaaaagataataggtttaatacctattttggtccctagtttgggactatgtgttcaaagtggtcttaccctttttcaaaagttcgctatattctcatttttgtaaaaatgattcAAGTTGGTTATTTTTGCTTACGACATTAAAAACCTAACGAGTGTGTTTTGCAATAAGGGGATTTTAGATCGGAGCGTTTTGGGGTTtccttttcttgtgttttagaTCTTGCAAATTTTAGGAATTTCATAATAGGGTTTTGAAtcaagattaattttttatgttttgtagttcttttctttgtttgcgAATTGGGTTTCCTTTTCTTCGGTTGATTTCACATTTTAGGTTATGGTATTCATTATCTTGCAATTTGGGATTTCTCCTTATCTTGCTCCCTCTTTTTAATTGCTTTGTGATTCCAGCATTTAATGTGTTGGTGATGGTGGAATGGTGACTCCTCTTTGTTTTTTGTATTCTCTATGTGTGAATGGATAGAGGAGAAATGGAAAGAGAATGGAGATTTTGGATGATGAACGTGTGGATTTCGAGATTGTTATTATGTATCCGTTGAGCTTAAAAAATGATGGTGATGGAACCGTGTGTTGATTGTGAGTTCGTGATAAAGAAAGGGGTAATGAattgttgtttttctatttgtaCAAGTGAGATGTGATAATATCTGTGATAAAAGAATAGAGGTTTATAGTGATGATGAAGGTGAAGAAAAGGTAGATGATGGGCATGGTGAAGGAGATGACAACTTTTTCACTTCCTCCACTTTACAATTAGTCATGGCACACAACAACAGTTTCACGAGCATTAGCAAAACGATACAACCACGATTTCATTTAACCCTATGTTAAACATTTTCCacatcattaatatttatttttaaatttacaccTCAATTGACCTTAATGTATCACACATTACAAAATTGAACGTCTCATTCACTCTTGGCCAGATGGGAAACCGTTAGTGTTTCTAACGCCGTAAGCCAAAATGACAAtcgtttttataaaatatgggACAATAATAAACTTTCAGAAACGGTAGaatcactttgaacaaattACTTTAAACTAGAGACCAAAATAACTATTAAATCAAGATAATAATATAGATATTTAGAAAAGATTACCATTTGTTAATATTAAgaactaataatatatatatatatatatatatatatatatatatatatatatataagtttattaaatataatagatTAAATTGTACTCATGCTCCAAAAATAAACAATGTCATTTATGTctttattaaactataatataaattttaactattgtTTTCTCTAACttgttttttgaaatttataagtTTGATTTTACTTAAAAGTTTCGTATtacttaaaaagtaatataaaaaatatttattttatggaaaGATATATTCTAATATAGTCTtacaaagaaattattaaatataaaattaatacaataatttatatatatatatatatatatatatatatatatatatatatatatatatatatatatatatatatatatatatataacaatcaGTATAGGTGATGTATGGTGTGTGTATATTAGGATGTGtaactatttaataatataaactattaaacaaaatatcatatattctACTAATgcacaatatataaaataagaaacatacaaaatatttttacagtTTTTGAGAATAATAACTATATCAACATAATATATGTACAAGGTCTAAAAAACTAAGAAGTTTCTCAAAAGATGAATATGGCATATCAACACCTAACTCATTCTTTGTTCATATCAACGAGtaatcattataaaagaaaaaacatcatAGGTAGAAAAGAAGACAAGGTAAGTTagtattcaaaagaaaatttcataaaacaatttaacataTCACATATTAGTTCAACATTTATAACATTCTATCAATCATATAAACTTATAAGTAGTTGACTCTAGATTCAGCTATCCAGATACATGCTTTGACATAGAGCTTCACTGCAAATGTGAACTCGTAGTAGTATATATACTTTGTAGAGTCATAAACGCAAAGGTTATCACCCTACTATTTATGAGGTTAATTTTTCACACCTGAGACCAAAAGTCTAGGATAAAGACCTCTTGCCATTTTCTTCCCCCATTCATCTCTATACGAGTTGAATGATTGGTAGAATATCAGCATATCTACTTTCTAAACTCTAATATGTTAAAGCACACACTAAACAATACCACGACCAATTTCTCATTGGATTGGTTTCAATCATTCTCATATCATATGATAAAccaactattattttaatattcacaTAATCATACCTATTGAACCCATCATAAGAGATATAggaaaatttagttaaaattatgatattttcacTCAACCACAATATTTGTTCGCTTAAAAAATAGGACCTGACAAATACACTCACTCAACCACCAAATCTACTCACTCAACGAATAGGACTTGACAGGACACTCGTTTAACGACCAAATAGCTCGCTTAGTGAGAATACCAATAGAACTTTCAGATTTAAATTATCGGAAAAGTCTCCCAATGAGTAAATTCTTGCTCAATGATTGTCAAGTCAATGAACTCTCTAACTTTGGTCTCACTCAGCGAGATTTTTCTTGCCCAACAACTACCAAGTTAGTGATCTCTATGACTTTGACTTCGTCCAACGAGTATAAGTTTGCTCAATGAGTCTGCATATATATGTAGATTTATGGCATTCTAGCCTTGCAAAACCAATGTAACACCAACCACAGATGCTCAAACCAACCAGTTCTCATATCATACGCATTTCCATGATACAATTTACTTCAAATACAAACTCAATCATTCAATCATAGCAACGTTTCAATCCATTATATCTAAGAGCAATTCAAGCTTCTTAATTCAACTCAATAGGTCATAGATCATCAGACATCTCAATTACACGATGCAATTATCATACAAGCATACAAGCATTAATCAAAACTTGTATATCAACTAAAATAAGAGtaattagcttcccttaccaaTCAGATGATCAAACGACTTTAAAGACACTAAAATAACTCCAACAACTCCAAGAACCTTATATGCTCCTACAAACCACATAAACATGATCAGGGAATTACCATCAAGAAGACTATTGATCAATAGGTAGTCTTATAGAAAACTTAGATGACATGTACGACTATACTAGTTCATATGCATGGAAAAACAcacaaattgagaaaaataacaaaaaccaaCTTACTCTTTTGTAAGAACTGATCGAATAGACTCGAAGATTTAGTCTATCACTCGGGCAGTCTTTGATCcatttttgtctcttttttttagAAAGTCTGATATTTACTCTTCTATGACCAACATcgttagtgttttttttttttttttctgacgtaCCAAATGGTGTCATGTCATCAAAACACATGTACAATTAATTAATCCATATGGTGATAACTTGCAATGCCTCAAGGTCAAAGCTAAAACCTTTATCAACCAAAACCTTAGTTTCTTTATTGTCGACTATAGTCGCATCAACATAAAATGGAATTGATTCATTTCATATGCCACTATGACCGCTTTCACTACTTTCTCCAAGAAAAGCAACAGATTTTCTCCGAGAACAAATCTTTCATTGTCTCCAAATTGTGTAAACTATTAATGATGTCCAAGAACAAATTTATCAGTGCTGATAAGTTGCTTGACATGAAAAAGGAGTTCGGGTTCCTTAACCATATTTTGGTTGATTGGAACACCGATTTTGTAAAATCTATTATTGAGAAAAGGGTCGAGGAAGAGAGTGAGCGATtggggattagggttaggctTAATTTCAAAGTGGAGCTACTGTCAGGATTTGTGTTAAAGAAGGAGATAAGAGAGTCTCTTAGGGGTCAATGGGTGTGGGAAGAAGTTGGACCAATGGGTAACTTGATGGATCATACTTTTCCATTCTTAAGTAGTCAGCTTAAATATCTATAGGTTTCTTAGTTTTAGGGGCATCACTATTCTAATTTTCTTGCAATTTTGGAGGACCTTCTctaaatgaaagataaattaGTTCACTATATGCAATACTCTATGTCATGAGCCATTTCCTTGTCTCTAGAACGGTTAAACGAGAAATAATTActatactaattaattaaattattacaggTAAAATTGACTAAATTATAGTGCTTCTCCAATGTTAATGGATCCCGGAAAAGTTGTCTTCCATAATTCATGTGTAAACATGTTACTACTTTGTTCTTGTCATTGGGGTCATTTAAATTTTTGGCATAACTTATAGATTTAATGTGTATATATACTTTCTGTGAGTTTTGCAACACATTTCTCTTAACTCAAGTGTGTTGATCATTACAAAAACTCATGAGATGTTTTCTATGATATGGTAGGTACTTGAAGACATTTTAGAGTCTCTAGGTGGAGTAATTCTTGTTGATTCAGGATATAATAAGGAGGTTGTGGCAAAGCATCAGGCCACTTTTGGAAcggaaaaagttcttttaacaatacttttttaacaaatttttgacaacgtatacgtggtaacttgtgattggtccattttaaatatttttttaaacataaattcaaatagaccaataaagtgatAATACATGTTccattgtcaaaaaagttgtcaaaaagtgttgccaaaatatcattttccgaaTCGGAACTCTTGTAACACCTGAAACATTGAAGCTCCATCCAATCAGAGAGTTTTATGAAGTTTGTCAGAAAAGAAGCTTCAAAATTATACAAGATGTGGTGTCTCACAAAGGGGGTGTGACCAATTACAGAATGGAGGTAGAAGCTGATGGGGTTACTCGCTAGTATGAGTATACTGGTGCTTCACTTAAGGACACAGCGAAGAAGATTGTTTGCAAGGAACTTTTGAATTCTCTGAAGGAAGGATATAATTTGGgtaaataagtttgaaaaatttgttaCTATATGCGTAAGGGTTAACCAATCATTGTAGGTTATAAAAAGACTTACTAAaatttcttggttttatgcaaGTGTTGTAATATTTATCTAGTAATTTGATTCAAATCCAATGAGAATTATTTAACGACCCATAttgtatagtttattttttttttttggttccAGAATGACTATTCTGGAATACAAGTTAACATTtggtaaatgaaaattttcacaaGTGTTGATAATTGGGTTATAATGTTCCAGTTATAAACAGATCACTACCtcctattttaaataaaatgaaaaatccaTTTCTCACAACTTAATAAAATGTGTACTAAATCTGATATgattctaaattttgttttttaagatgATTTGCCTAAGTTTAAGAAAATCCCATCCTTCAAATACAGGATAGTTCACATGTTATTAGTTGTTCTACAATTTTGtaacaagaataataaaaacatgatttAAGTATGTAATTTgggtttaaatatgtttttagtccctatattttgaggcgattttggttttagttcattttcaaactatggtacaatttagtccttcaactttagaaaattctggttttagtcctttttaccaatttttttaaactttatttgttgtttcaaacatatttcattatagcatttggattgtttacactgtttgacacattttgacttcaatgttaactgagaaacgtgcttggaacaacaaataaagttaaaaaaatttggtaaaaatgactaaaactagagttttctaaagttgaagaactaaattgtaccatagtttgaaaatagactaaaaccaaaatcgtttcaaagtatagggactaaaaacatatttaatcaatgtaatttgtgtttatgtttcactctaatttataacaaagaatgtcatatgttaaaatttaaattatcttgaaatctctttaattttgaCACGTTCTTTTAAGTAGAAGATGACTTAGACTTTAAAGAAGATGATATAGACTTTAACATGTAACAAAAGTAGATTTTGACATATTACatttccaaaatatattaacgtcaatttaagataaaaaacttacaaaaatagaaattcaattaaattttctttttaaaaataagaacttaattaattaaaaaaaaaacgaattaAAATCGTAAATATTATCAACCAAGAATCAAATGGAACTGTTCAACCACGAAATGAGCTGTGAAAAGGAAACAATCACCAAGAAATGAGGTTATTTCCTTAATGCATTCTGGTCTGGTTGACATAATAAAATATCTGACTCCACTCCATATATGAAATTCTTAGTTTCTTCATCTTATCAAGCTCGTCATATCGAACTTTATATTCCACACCCACGTGTGGCTCCGTCATGAGCAATATTTTTCAGTGATCTGTGTCAAGTCCATACAGCATGATATTATTCTTACGCAAAATAGACAGCTCACAGAACAGAACCTTCACAGAGCTAAGCTAAATGTTGATCTTTAGTTTTGATGCATCAAATATAGTccttaactttaattaatatcaCAAAAAACAGTTCTTTATTTAGAATCATCTATAATTTGCGTGTAAAATCTGGTTACTACAACCACCAGCATCAGACAGAGAAGGAGTTAATTGGTAAATATAACTATCATGCATAATTATAGCTACTTTAGAAGCCGTTAACTGTAACATCAATAGGAAATTCTAACAGATCAGTAGAGTCTAtacagaaaattatttttgctaaccAACCATTAAAAAGACATGACATTAGAAAAGAGTTTTAGCTTTTGCTCACCCGCATATTTTAAGCCCTCTTCATATATACTACACATAcataaatacatacatatacatacacatacatataaatacatacatacatacaatacatacatatatatatatattccttttttttttctctatctctttcttccttttttttatcatataaaccTATTATACTTTCTCTAACCAACCATTAAAATGATATGACGTATCAAACAAGAGTTCTGGAGTTTGCAAACGCGTATGCTTTATACACTACAGAAATTTTTCATGCAGTAGatctatattatttattttccgCAAGTAGACTTTTTTACTGTGGAAGGTGAGAATTCGTTTTGCAGTGATCGAAATCGAAATCCCTGCCATCTTATTTATTTCTCCCTCCCTGTCTTCCTTTTTTAAGCATGTTACCTATTGCCCCCTTCTCCCTTTCCTGtttctttatgaaatataattctCCATCATAAAAAGGCTGTTGGGGATGGAACAAAACACAAATCCGCAAAGATCAGTACGAtagaataatatttaacaattgcAATATTACATACAAACGGCACACCATCTACCTATTATACATACATTAGGcattgaagttaaaaaaaaataacagattttgaaataaagagtCTCCTCAGAAAATCGTATACCCTCGCCTAACAGGATTaccaagaagaaagaaaaaagcagAATAGAAGAAAGAACAGTAACATAACAAGAAATTAGTAGTGCTTTATCTGGCGTCAAGTGTAAAAGACAGCATTCCTTCTCACTAAAGGAACAGTAATATCACCCACCAATATCAACCAAgcgatttttttttaaagtaaaagatattGATAACGAGTTAATGAATTGTTAGAGTAAATTATATTATCTGATAGAAAGATGTGACCAAAATCTTGTTCCTAAGGCAAAATGAGGACCACCACCTGCTCAAGAGCCATGCATAAATTGTGTAAAGGCGGGCAATAAAGCAGTCCATGTTACCTAGAAGGTTAATGGTGACCCACCATGCTCTGTTTCCAAAATCAATCCACCTATTATAATTGATTGGGTAAACCCATAAAGACAGTTCTTTATGGTCTCCCAAGTGTTCAGACATACCTTCATCTCTAAATGTCAAATGCAATGGACCCTCACTCATTCACTTTGCTACCTGGCTGATGTTTGATGTCAGATAGGACGTGCTTATTTGCCTACTTTATTGAATAAGCACTACCAAACTTATCAGGCAGCCACATCAAGAGAAAACTTACTTAGAAAATAACGAAAAGAATAGGAGAAACATCAGTCACAGATCTTGAGTTGGAAAACAATCCATCAAGGAAAAAAGTGATTCAAGCAATTTTTATGTCTCTAAAATAGTAAACTTAATTGTCCAGGACTCTGGAGTCTTATGAGGCTCTTAAGGAGGCATGCAGCATGCACCTAACTTTCTTCTGTCATTCCAAGACAAGTTATAGCAATAAAAGAGGTCAATAATTAATTCGAAGAGATTATCATATATCAACGCAAAGTCCTAAagtaacattaattatattttgataaagcatactgtatatatgtataatagCTCTACCTACCAATTGGATTTGAGGTGTAGCACCCGGTTTGTTGCACATATAAATAACTCTTTGATATGTAGTACAACTAGGAATCCAAGAAGCACTAACAATATCTGCACATCTCTATTTCAAAAGCAGCACGCTCTTAATCGAATAAACTGTACCTGATAGAAAACCTTACAGACACGGAGAATCAACCACCTCTTAAAATTGGAGAAATCTTAATTATACTTCAACTTTGGacgaaatatatataaaagaagggcagagggaagaaagaaaaataagtaaagaAGTTGAACAATAACTTTGTCCAAAATGTGGTTAAAATTGCGTTGCATGAAAGtaagaataatataatttcacttttaaaattgtGTAGAAAACAAATTCTCCTTGCAGTATCCTTTTTTTACTATGCAATGTGATAGTCCAAACTACAGTTATGTTTAGGATTCACATTAGAAGGCATAGAACTTTTCCTCAATGATTAACTCTGTAGACAGAGATAGCTACTAACAGATGGCCATGATGTATCCAAATGATGAAGTATCACACATAATTGGACATTCCATCACTCTATCTCCACAGATATCATAATCTAGTCAGGACATTCCGCTTTTAAAATTCacacttttgttgtttattcATTATTCATCAAGAAAGCGAGCGAGTCAGATCGTAAGTTGGGGGAATTTGTTTCATTACAGAGgcaagaaaaaaggaaaacagaGATGGGCATACGATGTTTCTAGTTTTTACAGCCTCATAATTAATCGGTGTCAGGACAAGTCAGAACAGAGACCTGAACACATATATATCAGACCAAAGGAATTCCAAATGCAACAGCTCAGTTTTTATCAgtcacaaaaaatatatatatatttttaatagtattGAAAGAGGAACAGTGATGCAGACCGTGAGAGATACAGACGCATCTTTCTCATCCTATCTCAGACCCGATAACAAGACAACAATAACTACAGGACCTGTTGAAGACGCCATCTCCGAGCTTAGCATATTCGATGCTCACAAATACTTCAACGATGATAGTAGCAGCAACAACACCAATAACATTCAAAAGGTTAGCATCAGCAGAGTCTCTCCCATGGAGCGAATTCCAGAGAGAGGTGATGTCATCGCCACAGAAACCACCAGATACTCCTCTGCTTCATCATCTGTGGACGGCTACGCCCACATCAGAAACTATAGAGCACGCTCATTCCACGCGGCAACTCCAACGGCTTCCTCAGAAGCCAGCTGGAACAGCCAAACCGGGCTGCTGTCTCACCCTCCAGGTGCAATCCCTGTCTCAATGCAAAACCCTAAAAGCCTTCGAAACCCCAAACACTCCAAATCCAATTGGTTCCTAAGGAGAAAATGTCCTTGCACGGGGAAAAAATCAGTTCAAATCAAAGAATCGGCTCAAGAATCCAAATCTCAGATATCGCAACAAGAAAGAAATTACGAACATCAAAACGTTGCTAATCACATCACACCAAATAAGTGGATTCTGAATCAAACACCAGCATCGCTACCGTTACCAGTAACAGCAACAATTGCAGCAGCGAAATCGCAACGGTTTCACAATTCCAACTCTCACAGAGTTACAAGCTCAGTGAGAGTACCGTTCACCGAGGGATTCACTTTCCCCGTGCTAAACCCTAACAATCCAATAACGAAACTAAAAGTCGCAAACGGCGTCGCAGAGGAAGATCCGCCGCGCGACTCGTTAGAGGTGTTCCGGCCCCCAGACGAGCCATCGCCGAAGCCACTGAACTTCGCGTTCCCAGCTAATGCACGCGTCGTCGAAGACGACGCCGCGAGCGACGCGAGCTCCGATCTCTTCGAGATCGAGAGCTTCTCCACCGTGACGCAGTCAACGTTCCCCGCGGCGTACCGTCGCAACAGCAGAGACTCGTTCGACGAGGCCTCGGGCTCCACTTCAACCACAGCGTTCTTCTTCGGTCGAAGAAGCGTAGACGAGGGCTCCACGACGCCGACTATTACGGAGTGCTACGAGCCGAGCGAGGCGAGCATCGAGTGGAGCGTGACGACGGCGGAGGGACACGACGAGGCGGTTCCGGGCGTAGAGGAGAAATGGAAGCGTAAAGGAGGAAACGGTTTGTTGGTGAGCTGCCGGTGCGAGAAGGCGGTTAGCGTGGGGCCGCAGCCGGTGAAATGTGGATCAGAGGGACAGAGAAGTGCCACGTCACCATCAGCATCACATGTGAACGCTATCGCGAGTGGGGGGAACAGTAGTAAGATTGGGAGTGTAAATAAGCCACCACTTGCCAGGGCTCACCGCAACGCACCTCGTGTGTCGCTTGCTTTCGCGACATAGCCATTTGCgcgcatgcatgcatcttacgcttttctttttttattttttattttttattttttatttttcttctcctcGCCTGAAGAATCAACAAGACCCCAGAGTAACGTAATCACCCGCCCTTCCGTTTTGTCTGTTTCTTCCTCCGTTTTCTAATTATTCTGTCGCCTTTGTCTTTCTGTTCTGTATCCGTTCTTTGAGTGATAGGAATAATATAGGATGCATGTAATGGCATGAGATATATTACGTCCTTGTTGTAACAGGAGCCAGCAACGAAATCATCATACTCTCAGCTACCTATTCTCCTTCTCTTTGAATAACTCGCGCTGTTAACTCCTCTGATCACATTGCTACAACTACAATTGACCTCGTCATGAGTGATTAACTAATTAAAGAACaatgctttcttttctttttgcatgcATAATGATGCAAGTACGTAATATGCTTGcctcttatattattattaggtaTATATACAAAATCACAAGAGTGGCAAACTCATCGGTTAACCCATGTAAGCTTCTTTGATCTGC
It includes:
- the LOC106753785 gene encoding protein PHYTOCHROME KINASE SUBSTRATE 4, with amino-acid sequence MQTVRDTDASFSSYLRPDNKTTITTGPVEDAISELSIFDAHKYFNDDSSSNNTNNIQKVSISRVSPMERIPERGDVIATETTRYSSASSSVDGYAHIRNYRARSFHAATPTASSEASWNSQTGLLSHPPGAIPVSMQNPKSLRNPKHSKSNWFLRRKCPCTGKKSVQIKESAQESKSQISQQERNYEHQNVANHITPNKWILNQTPASLPLPVTATIAAAKSQRFHNSNSHRVTSSVRVPFTEGFTFPVLNPNNPITKLKVANGVAEEDPPRDSLEVFRPPDEPSPKPLNFAFPANARVVEDDAASDASSDLFEIESFSTVTQSTFPAAYRRNSRDSFDEASGSTSTTAFFFGRRSVDEGSTTPTITECYEPSEASIEWSVTTAEGHDEAVPGVEEKWKRKGGNGLLVSCRCEKAVSVGPQPVKCGSEGQRSATSPSASHVNAIASGGNSSKIGSVNKPPLARAHRNAPRVSLAFAT